One genomic segment of Pongo pygmaeus isolate AG05252 chromosome 19, NHGRI_mPonPyg2-v2.0_pri, whole genome shotgun sequence includes these proteins:
- the CHD3 gene encoding chromodomain-helicase-DNA-binding protein 3 isoform X14, with translation MASPLRDEEEEEEEMVVSEEEEEEEEEGDEEEEEVEAADEDDEEDDDEGLLGRGPGHDRGRDRHSPPGCHLFPPPPPPPPPPLPPPPPPPPPDKDDIRLLPSALGVKKRKRGPKKQKENKPGKPRKRKKRDSEEEFGSERDEYREKSESGGSEYGTGPGRKRRRKHREKKEKKTKRRKKGEGDGGQKQVEQKSSATLLLTWGLEDVEHVFSEEDYHTLTNYKAFSQFMRPLIAKKNPKIPMSKMMTILGAKWREFSANNPFKGSAAAVAAAAAAAAAAVAEQVSAAVSSATPIAPSGPPALPPPPAADIQPPPIRRAKTKEGKGPGHKRRSKSPRVPDGRKKLRGKKMAPLKIKLGLLGGKRKKGGSSDEGPEPEAEESDLDSGSVHSASGRPDGPVRTKKLKRGRPGRKKKKVLGCPAVAGEEEVDGYETDHQDYCEVCQQGGEIILCDTCPRAYHLVCLDPELDRAPEGKWSCPHCEKEGVQWEAKEEEEEYEEEGEEEGEKEEEDDHMEYCRVCKDGGELLCCDACISSYHIHCLNPPLPDIPNGEWLCPRCTCPVLKGRVQKILHWRWGEPPVAVPAPQQADGNPDVPPPRPLQGRSEREFFVKWVGLSYWHCSWAKELQLEIFHLVMYRNYQRKNDMDEPPPLDYGSGEDDGKSDKRKVKDPHYAEMEEKYYRFGIKPEWMTVHRIINHSVDKKGNYHYLVKWRDLPYDQSTWEEDEMNIPEYEEHKQSYWRHRELIMGEDPAQPRKYKKKKKELQGDGPPSSPTNDPTVKYETQPRFITATGGTLHMYQLEGLNWLRFSWAQGTDTILADEMGLGKTIQTIVFLYSLYKEGHTKGPFLVSAPLSTIINWEREFQMWAPKFYVVTYTGDKDSRAIIRENEFSFEDNAIKGGKKAFKMKREAQVKFHVLLTSYELITIDQAALGSIRWACLVVDEAHRLKNNQSKFFRVLNGYKIDHKLLLTGTPLQNNLEELFHLLNFLTPERFNNLEGFLEEFADISKEDQIKKLHDLLGPHMLRRLKADVFKNMPAKTELIVRVELSPMQKKYYKYILTRNFEALNSRGGGNQVSLLNIMMDLKKCCNHPYLFPVAAMESPKLPSGAYEGGALIKSSGKLMLLQKMLRKLKEQGHRVLIFSQMTKMLDLLEDFLDYEGYKYERIDGGITGALRQEAIDRFNAPGAQQFCFLLSTRAGGLGINLATADTVIIFDSDWNPHNDIQAFSRAHRIGQANKVMIYRFVTRASVEERITQVAKRKMMLTHLVVRPGLGSKAGSMSKQELDDILKFGTEELFKDENEGENKEEDSSVIHYDNEAIARLLDRNQDATEDTDVQNMNEYLSSFKVAQYVVREEDKIEEIEREIIKQEENVDPDYWEKLLRHHYEQQQEDLARNLGKGKRVRKQVNYNDAAQEDQDNQSEYSVGSEEEDEDFDERPEGRRQSKRQLRNEKDKPLPPLLARVGGNIEVLGFNTRQRKAFLNAVMRWGMPPQDAFTTQWLVRDLRGKTEKEFKAYVSLFMRHLCEPGADGSETFADGVPREGLSRQQVLTRIGVMSLVKKKVQEFEHINGRWSMPELMPDPSADSKRSSRASSPTKTSPTTPEASAANSPCTSKPATPAPSEKGEGIRTPLEKEEAENQEEKPEKNSRIGEKMETEADAPSPAPSLGERLEPRKIPLEDEVPGVPGEMEPEPGYRGDREKSEDAKGDRELRPGPRDEPRSNGRREEKTEKPRFMFNIADGGFTELHTLWQNEERAAISSGKLNEIWHRRHDYWLLAGIVLHGYARWQDIQNDAQFAIINEPFKTEANKGNFLEMKNKFLARRFKLLEQALVIEEQLRRAAYLNLSQEPAHPAMALHARFAEAECLAESHQHLSKESLAGNKPANAVLHKVLNQLEELLSDMKADVTRLPATLSRIPPIAARLQMSERSILSRLASKGTEPHPTPAFPPGPYATPPGYGAAFSAAPVGALAAAGANYSQMPAGSFITAATNGPPVLVKKEKEMVGALVSDGLDRKEPRAGEVICIDD, from the exons ATGGCTTCCCCTCTGagggacgaggaggaggaggaggaggagatggtggtgtcggaggaggaagaagaggaggaagaagagggcgacgaggaggaggaggaggtggaggcggCCGACGAGGACGATGAGGAGGACGACGACGAGGGACTACTCGGGCGCGGGCCGGGCCACGACCGGGGCCGCGACCGCCACAGCCCCCCCGGCTGCCACCTcttcccgccgccgccgccgccgccgccgccaccgctgcccccgccgccgccgcccccgccgccag ATAAGGATGACATTCGGCTGCTGCCTTCAGCATTGGGTGTGAAGAAGAGAAAACGAGGACCCAAGAAGCAGAAGGAGAACAAGCCAGGAAAACCCCGAAAACGCAAGAAGCGT gacAGTGAGGAGGAATTTGGTTCTGAGCGAGATGAGTACCGGGAGAAGTCAGAGAGTGGGGGCAGTGAATATGGAACCGGACCGGGTCGGAAACGAAGAAGGAAGCACcgagaaaaaaaggagaagaagacaAAGCGGCGGAAAAAGGGGGAGGGAGATGGGGGGCAAAAG CAAGTGGAACAGAAGTCATCAGCAACTCTGCTTCTGACCTGGGGCCTGGAGGATGTGGAGCATGTGTTCTCTGAGGAGGATTACCACACACTCACCAACTACAAAGCCTTCAGCCAATTCATGAG GCCCCTAATTGCTAAGAAGAATCCTAAGATCCCAATGTCCAAGATGATGACCATCCTTGGGGCCAAATGGAGAGAGTTCAGCGCCAACAACCCCTTCAAGGGGTCAGCAGCTGCTGtggcggcggcagcggcagcggcagcagcagctGTAGCTGAGCAGGTGTCAGCTGCTGTCTCGTCGGCCACCCCCATAGCACCCTCCGGACCCCCCGCCCTTCCACCACCCCCTGCTGCTGATATCCAGCCCCCACCCATCCGAAGAGCCAAAACCAAAGAGGGCAAAG GTCCAGGCCATAAGAGGCGGAGTAAGAGCCCCCGAGTGCCTGATGGACGCAAGAAGCTTCGGGGAAAGAAAATGGCACCACTCAAAATAAAACTAGGGCTGTTGGGtggcaagaggaagaaaggaggctCG AGCGACGAAGGTCCTGAACCAGAGGCTGAAGAATCAGACCTGGACAGTGGCAGTGTCCACAGTGCCTCAGGCCGGCCTGATGGTCCTGTCCGCACCAAGAAACTAAAGAGAGGCCGtccaggaaggaagaagaagaagg TCCTGGGCTGTCCTGCAGTGGCCGGGGAGGAGGAGGTTGATGGCTACGAGACGGATCACCAGGATTACTGTGAGGTGTGCCAGCAGGGTGGGGAAATTATTCTGTGTGACACCTGCCCTCGTGCCTACCACCTCGTCTGCCTTGATCCTGAGCTTGACCGGGCTCCAGAGGGCAAATGGAGCTGCCCTCACTGT GAGAAGGAGGGGGTCcagtgggaggccaaggaggaagaagaagaatacgaagaggagggagaggaagaaggggagaaggaggaggaggatgatcACATGGAGTACTGCCGCGTATGCAAGGACGGCGGGGAGCTCCTGTGCTGTGATGCGTGCATCTCCTCCTACCACATTCATTGTCTAAACCCTCCCCTGCCTGACATTCCCAATGGTGAATGGCTGTGTCCCCGATGCACA tgccccGTGCTGAAGGGTCGAGTGCAGAAGATCCTACATTGGCGGTGGGGGGAGCCACCTGTAGCAGTGCCAGCCCCTCAACAGGCAGATGGAAATCCAGATGTCCCACCCCCCCGTCCTCTTCAAGGCAGATCGGAGCGAGAGTTCTTTGTCAAGTGGGTAGGACTATCCTACTGGCACTGCTCCTGGGCCAAGGAGCTTCAG CTGGAAATCTTCCATTTGGTTATGTATCGAAACTACCAGCGGAAGAATGACATGGATGAGCCCCCACCCCTGGACTATGGCTCCGGCGAGGATGATGGGAAGAGTGACAAGCGTAAAGTGAAAGACCCACACTATGCTGAGATGGAGGAGAAGTACTATCGTTTTGGCATCAAGCCAGAGTGGATGACCGTCCACCGTATCATCAACCACAG TGTGGATAAAAAGGGGAATTACCACTATCTAGTAAAATGGAGGGACTTACCATATGACCAGTCCACGTGggaggaagatgaaatgaatatcCCTGAATATGAAGAACATAAGCAAAGCTACTGGAGACACCG AGAACTAATTATGGGGGAAGACCCTGCCCAGCCCCGCAagtataagaaaaagaagaaggagctACAGGGTGATGGGCCTCCCAGTTCTCCCACTAATGAT CCTACCGTGAAATATGAGACTCAGCCACGGTTTATCACAGCCACTGGAGGCACCCTGCACATGTATCAGCTGGAAGGGCTGAACTGGCTACGCTTCTCCTGGGCCCAGGGCACTGACACCATTCTAGCTGATGAGATGGGGCTGGGCAAAACCATACAAACCATCGTCTTCCTCTACTCACTCTACAAGGAG GGCCACACAAAAGGTCCCTTCCTGGTGAGTGCCCCACTCTCTACCATCATTAACTGGGAGCGGGAGTTCCAGATGTGGGCACCCAAATTCTATGTGGTGACATACACGGGTGACAAAGACAGCCGGGCCATCATTCGTGAGAATGAATTCTCCTTTGAGGACAACGCCATCAAAGGGGGCAAGAAAGCTTTTAAGATGAAG AGGGAGGCACAAGTGAAGTTCCATGTTCTCCTGACATCGTATGAGCTGATCACCATTGATCAGGCAGCACTTGGTTCCATCCGCTGGGCCTGTCTCGTGGTAGATGAGGCCCATCGACTCAAGAACAACCAGTCCAAG TTTTTCAGGGTTCTCAATGGTTACAAGATAGATCATAAGTTGCTGCTGACAGGAACCCCATTGCAGAATAATCTGGAGGAGCTCTTCCATCTCCTGAACTTCCTCACCCCAGAGAGATTTAA CAActtggagggcttcctggaggagtttGCTGACATATCCAAAGAGGACCAGATCAAGAAACTGCATGATTTGCTGGGGCCACACATGCTGCGGAGACTCAAGGCAGATGTCTTTAAGAACATGCCAGCCAAGACAGAGCTCATCGTTCGGGTGGAGCTAAGCCCCATGCAGAA GAAATACTACAAATACATCCTGACTCGAAATTTTGAGGCCTTGAATTCACGAGGTGGTGGGAACCAGGTGTCACTGCTTAATATCATGATGGATCTTAAGAAGTGCTGCAACCATCCATACCTTTTTCCCGTGGCTGCTATG GAGTCCCCCAAACTCCCCAGTGGGGCTTATGAGGGTGGGGCACTTATTAAGTCGTCTGGGAAGCTCATGCTGCTCCAGAAGATGCTGCGAAAGCTGAAGGAGCAAGGACACCGAGTGCTCATCTTCTCGCAG ATGACCAAAATGTTAGACTTGCTTGAGGACTTCTTAGACTATGAAGGCTACAAGTATGAGCGCATCGATGGTGGTATCACGGGTGCCCTGAGGCAGGAGGCCATCGATCGGTTTAATG CTCCTGGGGCCCAACAATTCTGCTTCCTCCTGTCCACCCGAGCTGGGGGCCTGGGCATCAATCTGGCCACTGCTGACACTGTCATCATCTTTGATTCTGACTGGAACCCCCATAATGACATCCAG GCCTTCAGCCGGGCTCATCGGATTGGCCAGGCCAACAAAGTGATGATTTACCGGTTTGTGACTCGTGCGTCAGTGGAAGAGCGAATCACACAAGTGGCCAAGAGAAAGATGATGCTGACACACCTGGTTGTGCGGCCTGGGCTGGGCTCCAAGGCAGGCTCCATGTCCAAGCAGGAGCTTGACGACATTCTCAAATTTGGCACTGAAGAGCTGTTCAAGGATGAAAACGAGG GGGAGAACAAGGAGGAGGACAGCAGTGTGATTCATTATGACAATGAGGCCATCGCTCGGCTGTTGGACCGGAACCAGGATGCAACTGAGGACACTGACGTGCAGAACATGAATGAATATCTCAGCTCCTTCAAGGTGGCACAGTACGTCGTGCGGGAGGAAGACAAG ATTGAGGAAATTGAGCGAGAGATCATCAAGCAGGAGGAGAATGTAGATCCTGACTACTGGGAGAAGCTGCTGAGGCATCACTATGAGCAACAGCAGGAAGACCTAGCCCGGAATCTAGGCAAGGGCAAGCGGGTTCGCAAGCAAGTTAACTACAATGATGCTGCTCAGGAAGACCAAG ACAACCAGTCAGAATACTCGGTGGGTtcagaggaggaggatgaagactTCGATGAACGTCCTGAAG GGCGTAGACAGTCAAAGAGGCAGCTCCGGAATGAGAAAGATAAGCCACTGCCTCCACTGCTGGCCCGAGTCGGGGGCAACATTGAG GTGCTGGGCTTCAACACCCGTCAGCGGAAGGCTTTCCTCAATGCTGTGATGCGCTGGGGGATGCCACCACAGGATGCCTTCACCACGCAGTGGCTGGTGCGGGACCTGAGGGGCAAGACTGAGAAGGAGTTTAA GGCCTATGTGTCTTTGTTCATGCGCCATCTGTGTGAGCCTGGGGCAGACGGCTCTGAAACCTTTGCCGATGGGGTCCCTCGGGAGGGACTGAGTCGCCAGCAGGTGTTGACCCGCATTGGAGTCATGTCTCTCGTCAAAAAGAAG GTGCAGGAGTTTGAGCACATCAATGGGCGTTGGTCAATGCCGGAACTGATGCCTGACCCCAGCGCCGACTCTAAGCGCTCCTCCAGAGCCTCCTCTCCTACCAAAACGTCTCCCACcactcctgaggcttctgctgCCAACAGTCCCTGCACCTCTAAACCTG CTACTCCAGCTCCAAGTGAGAAAGGAGAAGGCATAAGGACACCTCTTGAGAAGGAGGAAGCTGAAAACCAGGAGGAAAAGCCAGAGAAGAACAGCAGAATTGGGGAGAAGATGGAGACAGAG GCTGatgcccccagcccagccccatcaCTCGGGGAGCGGCTGGAGCCAAGGAAGATTCCTCTAGAGGATGAGGTGCCAGGGGTGCCTGGAGAGATGGAGCCTGAACCTGGGTACCGTGGGGACAGAGAGAAGTCAG AAGATGCAAAAGGTGACCGGGAGCTTCGACCAGGGCCTCGAGATGAGCCACGGTCCAATGGGCGACgagaggaaaagacagagaagCCCCGGTTCATGTTCAATATCGCAGATGGTGGCTTCACAG AGCTTCACACACTGTGGCAGAATGAGGAACGGGCAGCTATTTCCTCGGGGAAACTCAATGAGATCTGGCACAGAAGACATGACTATTGGCTTCTGGCTGGGATTGTCCT CCATGGCTATGCACGGTGGCAGGACATCCAGAATGATGCTCAATTTGCCATTATCAACGAGCCATTTAAAACTGAAGCCAATAAGGGGAACTTTCTGGAGATGAAAAATAAGTTCCTGGCCCGGAGGTTCAAG CTCCTGGAGCAGGCGCTGGTGATTGAGGAGCAGCTGCGGCGGGCGGCCTACCTGAACCTGTCGCAGGAGCCGGCGCACCCCGCCATGGCCCTCCACGCCCGCTTCGCCGAGGCCGAGTGCCTGGCCGAGAGCCACCAGCACCTCTCCAAGGAGTCGCTGGCGGGGAACAAGCCGGCCAACGCCGTCCTGCACAAGG TTCTGAACCAGCTGGAGGAGTTGCTGAGCGACATGAAGGCGGACGTGACCCGCCTGCCAGCCACACTGTCCCGAATACCCCCCATCGCAGCCCGCCTTCAGATGTCCGAGCGCAGCATCCTCAGCCGGCTGGCCAGCAAGGGCACGGAGCCTCACCCCACACCG GCCTTCCCCCCGGGTCCTTACGCTACACCTCCGGGGTACGGGGCAGCCTTCAGCGCCGCACCCGTAGGGGCCCTGGCCGCCGCAGGCGCCAATTACAGCCAGATGCCTGCAGGGTCCTTCATCACAG CCGCCACCAACGGCCCTCCAGTGCTggtgaagaaggagaaggaaatggtGGGGGCACTGGTGTCAGACGGGCTGGATCGGAAGGAGCCCCGAGCCGGGGAGGTGATCTGTATAGACGACTGA